The following coding sequences are from one Pelmatolapia mariae isolate MD_Pm_ZW linkage group LG4, Pm_UMD_F_2, whole genome shotgun sequence window:
- the LOC134625923 gene encoding myosin-9-like isoform X2 produces the protein MSDADKFLYVDRNVVNNPLAQADWASKKLVWVPSERLGFEAGSIKEEHGDECVVELADSGKKIRVNKDDIQKMNPPKFSKVEDMAELTCLNEASVLHNLKERYYSGLIYTYSGLFCVVINPYKNLPIYSEEIVDMYKGKKRHEMPPHIYAITDTAYRSMMQDREDQSILCTGESGAGKTENTKKVIQYLAHIASSHKTKKDQGELEKQLLQANPILEAFGNAKTVKNDNSSRFGKFIRINFDVNGYIVGANIETYLLEKSRAIRQAKEERTFHIFYYLLTGAGDKLRSDLLLENYNNYRFLSNGNVTIPGQQDKDLFTETMDAFRIMGIPEDEQIGLLKVVASVLQLGNMSFKKERHTDQASMPDNTAAQKVCHLMGMNVTDFTRAILSPRIKVGRDYVQKAQTQEQAEFAVEALAKATYERMFRWLVMRINKALDKTKRQGASFIGILDIAGFEIFELNSFEQLCINYTNEKLQQLFNHTMFILEQEEYQREGIEWSFIDFGLDLQPCIELIEKPASPPGILALLDEECWFPKATDKSFVEKVLQEQGTHPKFFKPKKLKDEADFCIIHYAGKVDYKADEWLLKNMDPLNDNVATLLNQSTDKFVSELWKDEVHNCQRAYFYQRFPILHSDPVDSIVGLDKVTGMSEMHGAFKTRKGMFRTVGQLYKEQLSKLMATLRNTNPNFVRCIIPNHEKKAGKLDPHLVLDQLRCNGVLEGIRICRQGFPNRIVFQEFRQRYEILTPNAIPKGFMDGKQACVLMIKSLELDPNLYRIGQSKVFFRAGVLAHLEEERDMKITDIIISFQAWCRGYVARKAFAKRQQQLTAMRVIQRNCAAYLKLRNWQWWRLFTKVKPLLQVSRQEEEMQAKDEELNKVKEKHFHAEQQLREMEDKHQQLNAEKMALQEQLQAETELCAEAEEMRARLAAKKQELEEILHDLEARVEEEEERASHLATEKKKMQQNISDLEQQLDEEEAARQKLQLEKVTMEAKMKKIEEDVMVLDDHNNKLMKEKKLLEERISEFTTNLAEEEEKSKSLQKLKTKHEAMITDLEDRLRREEKQRQELEKNRRKMESDFTETNDQISELQAQIAELRAQLAKKEEELQAALARIEEEAAQKNLAQKKIRELEAQLSELQEDLELEKQARAKAEKHRRDLGEELEALKTELEDTLDSTAAQQELRSKRETEVAQLKKTLEDEGKVHEQQLADLRQKHGQAFDELNEQLEQAKRNKASVEKTKQALESERNELSIELQTLMQGKGESEHRRKKAEAQVQELQLKHSESERQRLELAEKLSKVQAELENVNSVLSEVEGKSIKATKDCSAVESQLQDVQELLQEETRQKLSVNTRLRQLEDEQNNLKEQLEEEEEAKRNVERQLQTVQAQLTELKKKAEQDAGSLESAEEGKKKFQRDLEAVNQRLEEKCAAYEKLDKTKTRLQQELDDLQVDQDHLRQIVSNLEKKQKKFDQMLAEEKNISARYAEERDRAEAEAREKETRTLALTRELEALTEVKEELDRNNKLLRAEMEDLVSSKDDVGKNVHELEKAKRAMEQQLEEMKTQLEELEDELQATEDAKLRLEVNMQAMKAQYERDLAGRDEMGEEKKRALVKQVREMEMELEDERKQRSAAVAGRKKLELDLKELEAAIDMANKNRDEALKQLKKLQAQMKDVIRELDDTRLSRDEILTQSKETEKKLKGMEADMLQMQEELAAAERVKRQAQQERDELQDEINNQAAKNAQVAEERRRLEARIAQLEEELEEEQCNTELVNDRLKKAMLQTDQMNVELTAERSTSQRVEGARSQLDRQNKELKLKLQELEGTVKSKYKANMAALEAKIAQLEEQLDIETRERQTATKLVRRSEKKLKEVILQVDDERRNTEQYKDQVDKLNSRMKQIKRQLEEAEEEAQRANASRRKLQRELEDATESADAMNREVNSLKSKLRRGDLPFTTRRTIPRSSGGGGDSEEESEVKTETPEPKPE, from the exons ATGTCGGATGCAGACAAGTTTCTGTACGTGGACCGTAATGTGGTCAACAACCCACTGGCACAAGCTGACTGGGCTTCCAAGAAGCTGGTATGGGTGCCCTCGGAGCGCCTGGGGTTCGAGGCCGGCTCCATCAAGGAGGAGCACGGCGACGAGTGCGTTGTGGAGCTGGCAGACTCTGGAAAGAAGATCCGAGTGAACAAGGATGACATCCAGAAGATGAACCCCCCGAAGTTCAGCAAGGTCGAGGACATGGCCGAGCTCACATGTCTGAATGAGGCATCCGTGCTGCATAACCTGAAAGAGAGATATTACTCTGGTCTTATATAT ACATACTCTGGCCTCTTCTGTGTCGTCATAAACCCCTACAAGAACCTGCCCATCTACTCAGAGGAGATCGTTGACATGTACAAGGGCAAAAAGAGGCACGAAATGCCACCCCACATCTACGCCATCACTGACACGGCTTACAGAAGCATGATGCAGG aTCGTGAAGACCAGTCCATCCTTTGCAC AGGCGAGTCTGGTGCTGGTAAGACAGAGAACACGAAGAAGGTCATCCAGTATCTCGCTCACATCGCCTCCTCTCACAAGACCAAAAAAGATCAG GGGGAGCTGGAGAAGCAGCTGCTGCAGGCTAACCCCATTCTAGAAGCCTTTGGAAATGCCAAGACTGTCAAAAATGACAATTCCTCCAGATTC GGAAAATTCATCAGAATCAATTTCGACGTCAATGGTTACATCGTTGGTGCCAATATTGAAACTT ACTTGTTGGAGAAATCCCGTGCCATTCGCCAGGCCAAAGAAGAGCGGACCTTTCACATCTTCTACTACTTGCTCACAGGGGCTGGAGACAAATTGCGCA GTGATCTCCTCCTGGAAAATTACAACAACTACCGTTTTCTTTCCAATGGGAACGTCACAATTCCGGGCCAACAGGACAAGGATCTGTTCACAGAGACCATGGACGCCTTCAGGATCATGGGTATTCCAGAGGATGAGCAAATTG GTCTGTTGAAGGTGGTGGCATCTGTTCTGCAGCTTGGAAACATGAGCTTTAAGAAGGAGCGCCACACAGACCAAGCCTCCATGCCTGATAACACAG CTGCCCAGAAGGTATGCCACCTCATGGGTATGAATGTCACAGACTTCACCAGGGCCATCCTGTCACCCAGAATCAAGGTGGGCCGAGACTATGTCCAGAAGGCTCAGACTCAGGAGCAAGCAGAGTTTGCTGTGGAAGCCCTCGCTAAGGCCACATATGAGAGGATGTTCCGCTGGCTCGTCATGAGGATCAACAAAGCACTTGACAAGACCAAGAGACAGGGAGCCTCTTTCATTGGCATCTTGGATATTGCTGGCTTTGAGATCTTCGAG CTGAACTCATTTGAGCAGCTGTGCATCAACTACACCAACGAGAAGCTGCAGCAGCTCTTCAACCACACCATGTTCATCCTGGAGCAAGAGGAGTACCAGAGGGAGGGCATTGAGTGGAGTTTCATTGACTTTGGCCTAGACCTGCAGCCCTGCATCGAACTCATTGAGAAGCCA GCCAGCCCCCCGGGTATCCTGGCTTTGCTGGATGAGGAGTGCTGGTTCCCTAAGGCCACAGACAAGAGCTTTGTGGAGAAGGTGCTCCAGGAGCAGGGAACACATCCCAAATTCTTCAAGCCCAAGAAACTGAAGGATGAAGCAGATTTCTGCATTATCCATTATGCTGGCAAG GTGGACTACAAGGCAGACgaatggctgctgaagaacatggATCCCTTGAATGACAATGTGGCTACACTGCTCAACCAGTCGACAGACAAGTTTGTGTCTGAGCTCTGGAAGGATG AGGTACATAATTGTCAGAGAGCCTATTTTTATCAGCGTTTTCCTATTCTGCACTCAGATCCAG TGGACAGCATTGTTGGTCTAGATAAGGTGACTGGCATGTCTGAGATGCACGGCGCTTTCAAGACTCGTAAAGGGATGTTCCGCACGGTGGGCCAGCTGTACAAGGAGCAGCTGTCCAAACTGATGGCCACACTGAGGAACACAAACCCCAACTTTGTTCGCTGCATCATCCCTAACCACGAGAAGAAG GCTGGTAAACTGGACCCCCACCTGGTTCTGGATCAGCTGAGGTGTAATGGTGTGCTTGAGGGGATCCGTATCTGCAGACAGGGCTTCCCCAACCGCATCGTCTTCCAGGAGTTCAGACAGAG GTATGAAATCCTCACCCCCAATGCTATCCCCAAGGGCTTCATGGATGGAAAGCAGGCCTGTGTGCTCATG ATCAAAAGTCTGGAGCTGGATCCCAACCTCTACCGCATTGGTCAGAGTAAAGTTTTCTTCAGAGCAGGAGTCCTGGCTCACCTGGAGGAGGAAAGGGACATGAAGATCACGGACATCATAATCAGCTTCCAGGCCTGGTGCAGAGGCTATGTGGCCCGCAA GGCTTTTGCTaagaggcagcagcagctgactgCAATGAGGGTGATCCAGAGGAACTGCGCTGCTTATCTTAAACTCAGGAACTGGCAGTGGTGGAGGCTCTTCACCAAG GTGAAGCCTCTGCTCCAAGTCagcaggcaggaggaggagatgcaGGCCAAGGATGAAGAGCTGAATAAGGTGAAAGAGAAGCATTTTCATGCTGAGCAGCAGCTCCGGGAAATGGAGGACAAACACCAGCAG CTGAATGCTGAGAAGATGGCCCTGCAGGAGCAGCTTCAGGCAGAAACAGAACTCTGTGCCGAAGCTGAGGAAATGAGAGCCCGTCTCGCTGCCAAGAAGCAGGAGCTGGAAGAGATCCTCCACGACCTGGAGGCCcgagtggaggaggaggaggagcgtgCCTCTCACCTGGCAACggagaagaaaaagatgcaGCAAAATATTTCT GACTTGGAGCAGCAACTGGATGAGGAGGAAGCAGCCAGACAGAAGCTCCAGCTGGAGAAGGTCACCATGGAAGCAAAGATGAAGAAGATAGAAGAGGATGTTATGGTGTTAGATGACCACAACAACAAACTAATGAAG GAGAAGAAGCTGCTGGAGGAGAGGATCTCTGAGTTCACCACCAACctggcagaggaggaggagaaatcCAAGAGCTTGCAGAAACTCAAGACCAAACATGAGGCTATGATCACAGACTTGGAGG acCGTCTGCGCAGGGAGGAGAAGCAGCGCCAGGAGCTGGAGAAGAACCGACGCAAGATGGAGAGTGACTTTACTGAGACAAACGATCAGATTTCTGAGCTGCAGGCCCAGATTGCTGAGCTCCGTGCCCAGTTGGCTAAGAAGGAAGAAGAGCTCCAGGCAGCCCTGGCCAG GATTGAGGAAGAGGCTGCACAGAAGAACCTGGCCCAGAAAAAGATCCGTGAGTTGGAAGCTCAGCTCTCCGAGCTCCAAGAGGACTTGGAGCTGGAGAAGCAGGCCCGCGCCAAGGCAGAGAAACACCGCAGGGATCTGGGAGAAGAGCTGGAGGCCCTCAAGACTGAGCTAGAGGACACTCTGGACTCCACTGCCGCTCAGCAAGAGCTCAG GAGCAAACGTGAGACCGAGGTGGCCCAGCTTAAAAAGACTCTTGAAGACGAAGGCAAAGTTCACGAACAGCAGCTTGCTGACCTGAGACAGAAACACGGTCAGGCCTTTGACGAGCTCAATGAGCAGCTGGAGCAGGCTAAGAGG AACAAAGCATCTGTGGAGAAGACCAAACAGGCCCTGGAGTCTGAGAGGAATGAGCTGTCCATCGAGCTGCAGACTCTGATGCAGGGTAAAGGAGAGTCAGAGCATCGCAGGAAGAAGGCCGAAGCTCAGGTCCAGGAGCTGCAGCTCAAACACTCAGAGAGCGAGCGCCAGAGGCTGGAGCTGGCTGAGAAACTCTCAAAAGTGCAG GCTGAACTGGAGAATGTTAACAGCGTGCTGAGTGAGGTGGAGGGCAAGTCCATTAAGGCAACCAAAGACTGCTCTGCTGTAGAATCCCAGCTGCAGGACGTTCAG GAATTACTGCAGGAAGAGACGCGCCAGAAACTATCGGTCAACACACGGCTGCGCCAGCTCGAGGATGAACAGAACAACCTGAAAgaacagctggaggaggaggaagaagccaAGAGGAACGTAGAGAGGCAGCTCCAAACGGTGCAGGCTCAG CTTACTGAATTGAAGAAGAAGGCGGAGCAGGATGCTGGCTCTCTGGAAAGTGCTGAGGAGGGAAAGAAGAAGTTTCAGCGGGACCTGGAGGCAGTGAACCAGCGCCTGGAGGAGAAATGCGCCGCATACGAGAAGTTGGATAAAACAAAAACGCGTCTCCAGCAAGAGTTGGATGACCTGCAGGTAGACCAGGACCACCTCCGACAGATCGTGTCCAACCTcgagaagaagcagaagaagtttGACCAG ATGCTGGCAGAGGAGAAGAATATCTCTGCTCGCTATGCAGAGGAGCGTGAcagagctgaagctgaagccAGAGAAAAGGAGACCCGGACACTGGCTTTAACCCGGGAGCTGGAAGCCCTGACAGAGGTGAAAGAAGAGCTGGACCGCAACAACAAGCTGCTGCGGGCTGAAATGGAGGACCTCGTATCCTCCAAGGATGATGTTGGCAAGAAC GTCCACGAGTTGGAGAAGGCCAAACGTGCAATGGAGCAGCAGCTGGAGGAGATGAAGACTcagctggaggagctggaggatGAGCTGCAGGCCACAGAGGACGCCAAGCTGCGCCTGGAGGTCAACATGCAGGCCATGAAAGCCCAGTATGAGAGAGACCTGGCAGGACGCGATGAGAtgggagaggagaagaagagggcACTGGTTAAACAG GTGAGGGAGATGGAGATGGAGCTGGAGGATGAAAGGAAGCAGCGTTCTGCTGCCGTGGCTGGACGCAAGAAGCTGGAGCTGGACCTGAAGGAGCTTGAGGCAGCCATCGACATGGCGAACAAGAACCGTGACGAGGCCCTGAAACAGTTGAAGAAACTTCAG GCCCAGATGAAAGATGTCATCCGGGAGCTGGACGACACTCGCTTGTCCAGAGATGAGATCCTCACCCAGAGCAAGGAGACTGAGAAGAAGCTAAAGGGCATGGAGGCTGACATGCTGCAGATGCAGGAG GAGCTGGCGGCTGCAGAGCGAGTAAAGAGGCAGGCCCAGCAGGAGAGAGACGAGCTGCAGGATGAGATCAATAACCAGGCCGCCAAGAA CGCTCAGGTTGCAGAGGAGAGGAGGCGACTGGAGGCTCGTATTGCTCAGCTggaggaagagctggaggaggagcagTGCAACACTGAGCTGGTCAACGACAGGCTGAAGAAGGCAATGCTTCAG ACTGACCAGATGAACGTGGAGCTGACTGCAGAGCGCAGCACCTCTCAGCGTGTCGAGGGGGCTCGTTCCCAGCTCGACCGTCAGAACAAGGAGCTGAAACTGAAGCTGCAGGAGCTCGAGGGAACGGTCAAGTCAAAGTACAAGGCCAACATGGCCGCCCTGGAGGCAAAGATTGCTCAGCTGGAGGAACAGCTGGATATAGAAACCAG GGAGAGGCAGACTGCCACCAAACTTGTGAGACGCAGCGAGAAGAAACTAAAGGAAGTCATCCTGCAGGTGGACGACGAGAGGCGCAACACGGAGCAGTACAAGGACCAG GTCGACAAGTTGAACTCTCGCATGAAGCAGATCAAGCGTCAGCTGgaggaggctgaggaggagGCTCAGAGAGCCAACGCCAGCCGAAGAAAACTTCAGAGGGAGCTGGAGGACGCCACAGAGTCTGCTGATGCCATGAACCGTGAAGTCAACAGCCTCAAGAGCAAGCTCAG gCGTGGTGACCTCCCCTTCACCACACGCCGCACCATTCCTCGCAGCAGTGGTGGCGGCGGTGATAGTGAGGAGGAGAGCGAGGTGAAAACCGAGACCCCCGAGCCCAAGCCTGAATGA